The DNA sequence ATCCAGTTCTTCTCTACGCTGATTGACTTTGCTCTCAGCTCTTGTGAAATTCGAATCTGACTGAGATATGTTCATAGATGCTAGCGACATAGAAGTCggaataaaaaaatacatattatgAAAAAAAAGGAGCACATTTGAAGATTGACACAAGAGCGTGTGAGATAGACTGTCCAGCTGGCTCAGTCTGAAGTGTATTTTCAGTTGGTTTATTTCAGATGGTTTTAAGATGTTATTGAAGCCGAATGTACTTCACCAAATCCTCAACCAGGCTAATACAAACGGAGCGATTGCTACTGTGTACGtttcgtattttcacctccttggaTGATGTAATATGTTCTTAACCtgtattccatgtacagattgcTTGACAAAAATGGTTTGCTGATTGCTAGTGCCGGTGAAGGATGTGAAGTCATGTCAGCGGTTCTTAGTAATATTTGGACTTACTATGAAAAATCAGAAAATATATTGGAATTGATTATGATAGAACAGGAGGTATATGCATCTTTATCATGAAATTTTACTATGTACGCGAATAACCTTTTTTTACAAATAAGAAAGATAAAATTGTGCTATGTAAAGTGACGCCATCACTGTTATTGGCAATTAGGGGAGACAATACGGCTGAATTCGGATTTCTTAAAATAAAGGTATGTACAATCACATGCGCTGAATGCGCCAATGGTATGCTTGGCAAAAACTGAATGTGCTTTTTAGTTGAAGAAGTTAAAAGAATATCTGAGACAGCCACTTATGAATGTTATGGAGTGTGACCGGCCTGCTTAATCGAGAAAATCTGtcaaaattaaacagaaaaagTGTATTGTGATACCTTTTTCTTGGGTGGGTGAAACATACATAGAGAAACGATTTAGTGTAGGTACAACAAATGTTCATCTCTACCGTTAGATAAACCGTGCGCAGCAAAGACAAATTAAATTCGAAAAAAGAGATTGCTCTATTTTTAGAGAAAGCATGGGATTAAAATGAGTGAGTAATGTGTTTACGATTTTATTTAGTCTCTTTCATGTCATCATTTTCCAAGGACTCTGACTCTGGAGATTCATATAAGAAGTTTAGTCGCCATCGACATTCATTGGATCCGAAGTATATTGAGTCTTTAGGGCAGAATGAGCGATATACGAGCAGTAATTATAGACGTAGCTCAATAGGGGTACCATCACGTATACATACACATACTTCTTTTCGACCTACGAATATTAGGACAGATATTTCTAGTTCATACAGATCTGATCCTTTAGAAAATAGATATAATTATGTATCTGACATAAGAAGGGCTAGCTATAGTCCGTCGTCTTATTCGCCCGCTTCCAATGTATCGAGCAGATCGAGCATTCCTCCTTCTTCTCGTAATACAAATTATTCTTCTTCAATTGGGATTGGGTCTATTTTGAGGAGTCAAATACCAGACCGCCAAAGCGAAAGGGAACTGAAAGCCTCTCAGAGGGCCTTTCAAGCTCAAATTCGCGAATGGAAAAATTTTTGGTCTTCTGTCAGCAGATGCGAATTGGAGCATGAGAAACAAGCTCAAATTGCATGTCGAAAGCAAGAACGTTTTGAGGAGGCCTGTCGGGATCAACTTGAGCAATGCGAACGTGATtggaataaaaaattagaaaatgcgAAAATTCAGTACGTCAGAGAGCGTTTATAATATTTTCAAGGGTATAGGACGCGTTTGTTTTATCCACACGGACGGCTGCCTTGTGATCTCTAGAAAAGGTCtgcctcgttttcgtcattttgacaGTTTTTTTAAAGAGAGGCTGAACGTGAGGAAAGACGAAATTTAGCAGCACTGAAAAATAGAGCCAATctagaacgacgactgaagacatacGAGCAAAATGCTGCTGAACGATTGAAATTGCTCATTGAAAAACATACTCTGAATTTGGACAAACGTCTGAACAGCTTGAAAAATGTATGCAAttcatgtatatatacatatatatataaatttattgattttttgtaTGTTGAATTCTGACACGTTTTGTTAGGCGCGTGAGGAACATGCAAGATTGGAATCAGAGTTCAATGATGCAGACAGATATTCTAGGTATCTTGATCTACATTGGTATGCTTATCAAATGAGATGGGCAAATTGAAGTTTCAAAAATACATTGGCAAAATGGGGATGGCTACGGAAAAGtttgtttgaaaaaaggcgttataATTTTATGGTTAGCGACGGCGTTttgatttaaaataaatttcaaagaacaaaaaacattttctatttcgaGCAAGATAACGTCTGTTTTTAAATTATCATCTCTACGCCTGGCTAATAGATCCAGCTATCCTGTGTATCCCTTCCGAAAGTCATTCAGTTCGTGGAAAAGCAAGTTTGAGCCATGTACGTTAAAAAGTTAGTGAATAGAAAAAGTTATGTTGCGAGGTATTTTTTTTGTGCAGAGGTCTTGAATGGTTCCATGATAGAGAACTCAAGCCTGTGGAAGAAGAGAGAGGTGTATACAGCGTTGTAGTGAAGAGAAAGTTtgactgttgtttttgttttaaattttttttaaaaagtgacaaTGAAAGTAGTTGTTGTACCGGTCAACCAAGACAACTATGCATATTTGCTCATAGACGAAAAGAAGAAGAGGGCTGCAGCAGTCGATCCTGCAGAGCCAAAAAAGTACGGAAACAGATACGCATCCTGTGTGTATATTATAAATGATACTAACATTATATCAAAACTTTGGTGGATATTCGATACACATCATATTAtgtattgattatagagttttgAAGGCAGCTGAAGAGCATGGTTGTGATATTGATTGTATATTGACTACTCATCATCATGCAGACCATTCTGCAGGAAACCAAGAACTTTCTGATACCTTGCAAAACTTATTGGTGGTAGGCGGCGATGATCGAGTGCCTTGcattaacaaaaaaatgaaacatgaAGAAGTTTTAGCTTGGTCGACTCTAGAGATTCGCAGTCTAGCTACGCCTTGTCATACATCTGGACACATTTGCTATTATGTAACAGATCCTTCTGATCCTGAGAGTAAACCTGTCCTGTTTACAGGTGATACATTATTTATTGGAGGATGTGGGAGGTTTTTCGAGGGAAATGCTTCTCAAATGCATCATGCGTTGAACAAAGTTTTATCATCATTACCTGAATCGACGTTGGTTTATTGTGGTCATGAATATACTGTGTCTAATCTTAGATTTGCTCAGCATATAGAACCAGATAATCAAGACATCAAAAAAAAATTAGAATGGGCAAAGCTGGTTTTACAACGGGTCCCTTCTGCGCATCCCTATACTGTTCCATCAACTTTAGGCGATGAAAAACGCACGAATCCATTCATGCGAGTTCATCTAAGCTCTGTCGTACAGGGGGCGGGGTTCAAGGTTGATGCTGACGAAGTCTCTGTCATGCAGCGATTAAGAGAAGAAAaaaacaactttaaataaatttattctattatttttttttaaaattaatttgtcccataatttatttaaaaaatatagatATATAAAAAACAGGAATGAATAGCAAAATCATACGTACCTCAAGCACTTGTATGTGATCAGGAAGGCATATAAGTTGGGAACTTGAGCGATTGCATTGCACGTTACGCAATTGTTCGTTTTCAGGAGATTCCAGTATTGGTTTCTATCCGCTTGGTAATTTTTGCTTGCCCTCAGTCTGCGCTAGTCGCTGCCGAGGACGgtcatataaaaaagaaaaaaagagaatggTGGTGGATTTGGTTAATACACCTTAGAGGGGTCTCTGTAATGACTTTAATGTGGTTACAAAAAGAATTTCTTTTGGAGGATATAGGGCCCCTCTTCGCTGTACTCTTGGGATGACACCCATAAGTCTTTGAACGAGCTGAGTGCGGCTAGGATAGACCCGCCTATCCAGGTGGTGAACTGTCGCTGTTCTGGGGCATAGATCCTAATTTTCATGTTTTTGGGACTGATGGCATGTGTTTCTTTAAGGAGTCGATCGGCAAATCCACTGAGGAGTGTTGATCCTCCTGCCAAAACAATAGAGCTGTAGAGCCCTTTCCTGAGATCTATATCGCACTTAGATACAGAGTGGTATAAGAGATGGTGTAGCCCAGGTGTCTCGAGTCCGAGAAGGTGTG is a window from the Schistocerca gregaria isolate iqSchGreg1 unplaced genomic scaffold, iqSchGreg1.2 ptg000560l, whole genome shotgun sequence genome containing:
- the LOC126314415 gene encoding uncharacterized protein LOC126314415: MCLRFYLVSFMSSFSKDSDSGDSYKKFSRHRHSLDPKYIESLGQNERYTSSNYRRSSIGVPSRIHTHTSFRPTNIRTDISSSYRSDPLENRYNYVSDIRRASYSPSSYSPASNVSSRSSIPPSSRNTNYSSSIGIGSILRSQIPDRQSERELKASQRAFQAQIREWKNFWSSVSRCELEHEKQAQIACRKQERFEEACRDQLEQCERDWNKKLENAKIQEAEREERRNLAALKNRANLERRLKTYEQNAAERLKLLIEKHTLNLDKRLNSLKNAREEHARLESEFNDADRYSRYLDLHWYAYQMRWAN
- the LOC126314417 gene encoding ragulator complex protein LAMTOR2 homolog; this translates as MLLKPNVLHQILNQANTNGAIATVLLDKNGLLIASAGEGCEVMSAVLSNIWTYYEKSENILELIMIEQEKDKIVLCKVTPSLLLAIRGDNTAEFGFLKIKLKKLKEYLRQPLMNVMECDRPA